The DNA window ATTGCTACACGAAACACATCATAATCAATACCAGTCGAATAAATACAACAGAAACAATGACGAAAGGATCAAGTTTTAATACAAaccttaaaaaaatttcatccTGAGCTTTGTCAGACGAGGAAAGAGCAAGGACTTCCCAACTCAAACTTTTGACAGAAGTCCCAGGCCAAACGGATCAAGCAACTACCTCATCTTGATGAAAACCCACTTTAGCCAAGTTGAAAAGCAATGCTGTGAAAGGTGTTCAGGTAGATCCACCTAGATAACACTGTTATGCTGAGTAAACTAAGGATATAACAATGAATTTGGACGTTATGAGCAAGAATCAGATACTAATTAGAGTCGGTGTCTCAGTGTGTGTGAGTGAGAAAGCGTGAGGGAGGGAGGCAAAAAGGGATCACAAATCACAAAGCTAGTGGACAGTCACAAAATGAGTACGGTTAGTGAAAACAACAAATTGATAAGATAAGTGAAACAACAAATTAAGGACAAAATGGCATTTGAACTTTGAAGGCTGAATACGATCTAATGCACCAGCATTCTTATAAAGCAGTCAGAAGGTGAAGCGGCCATATACTAAGTGCCGACAATTTTTGGAGCAACCTGCTGAAAAAGATGAGCAAACAAGTTGGGACATTTTACATTTGATTGAACTGGAGAAACAAATGTctgaaagaatttttttttgcgTGGTATCTAACATCCAAGTTTCCCTCCGTGTTTCTGAATGGAAGAAAACACCCCTCACAAAAGAAACTGGTAAGTTTCAACTTCATAAAAAGGAGTTACTCCTATCTTGGTGATTGCCAAGAACTCTTGTCATCATACCATTTGGCAACATTTATGAGCAGTAGAATGTCATAGCAATCTAAACCATAGTATACAAAGAGAGAAACATTGAGAAGGATTTTGTGAAAGATCAGTTCAGAACTTACACTACTCCATGTTGTGGAATAGTCATCAATAGAGAGCAACCAATCACCAGCCCTGAATGGCATAGCCAGCATGTTACTTGATAAATTAACATCAAGTTTCTCATTTTCATAGTTTTCAGCAGGATAATGATCCCGTCtcctttttcttctttttttcctgCCCTTTTTGGACTTGAGGCCTATTGAAGACCTCTCGTTCCTATCTGATCCATAATCTTCCACAAACTCATCATGTAATATATCATACTTGTCAGACTTACGAAACCCTATCCCATTACTGATAAAAAGAGATTCCCAGGTCTCAGGAGAATGAAATTCCTCCAACAGCCTAAAATGTAAAGCCCAAGACTGCACACCTAACCATTTAATGAGTTCCAATGGTTTCTTCTTATAACCTTCTTCCATTAGCAGGACAAAATCATGACCTTGGCTAGGGGGATTGCAAAGCTGAGAGACCAAATTCTTTATTTTAACCATGTCACCCTTGCTGCCTTCTTCTTGAACAAGTCGCAGGAGCCGCCGACCTTGAGTTGTCACAGCATTGAGTAACAGTAGCTGATCGATAGAAATAGAAGCAGAGTACTTTGACAGTATAATCTCGAACCACTCTGATGCATTACGAAACCCTAAGAATTCTGAGCTTGGTTCCATATATTTAGGTATCAAATCTAGGAAAAGATGTAGATCCTGCTCTTCGAGAATGATTAGAAGGTGACTACACAAGAAAGAGAAAGATTCCTCCATT is part of the Primulina eburnea isolate SZY01 chromosome 1, ASM2296580v1, whole genome shotgun sequence genome and encodes:
- the LOC140835738 gene encoding uncharacterized protein isoform X3, with product MLQLFLSEPTWADGNGSDESSAWRKSRLDELEIVIWSLMSSDGRSEARLWLCNTLSGIRSISHRCQRELFVSLLRSMPVKQYLASQLLQLIFEKWPQKFGPIIAKRSKKLENFFKGHPRRILQWFSNFSESGYSEHGKGAKALSRFAFVNRDICWEELEWKGKHGQSPAMVATKPHYFLDLDVQRTVENFLEYVPEFWSSQEFSESLKDGEILLIDTKFFIDMFIDLMYNKELGEVWKVVEDFLMEESFSFLCSHLLIILEEQDLHLFLDLIPKYMEPSSEFLGFRNASEWFEIILSKYSASISIDQLLLLNAVTTQGRRLLRLVQEEGSKGDMVKIKNLVSQLCNPPSQGHDFVLLMEEGYKKKPLELIKWLGVQSWALHFRLLEEFHSPETWESLFISNGIGFRKSDKYDILHDEFVEDYGSDRNERSSIGLKSKKGRKKRRKRRRDHYPAENYENEKLDVNLSSNMLAMPFRAGDWLLSIDDYSTTWSSCYLGGST
- the LOC140835738 gene encoding uncharacterized protein isoform X2 yields the protein MLQLFLSEPTWADGNGSDESSAWRKSRLDELEIVIWSLMSSDGRSEARLWLCNTLSGIRSISHRCQRELFVSLLRSMPVKQYLASQLLQLIFEKWPQKFGPIIAKRSKKLENFFKGHPRRILQWFSNFSESGYSEHGKGAKALSRFAFVNRDICWEELEWKGKHGQSPAMVATKPHYFLDLDVQRTVENFLEYVPEFWSSQEFSESLKDGEILLIDTKFFIDMFIDLMYNKELGEVWKVVEDFLMEESFSFLCSHLLIILEEQDLHLFLDLIPKYMEPSSEFLGFRNASEWFEIILSKYSASISIDQLLLLNAVTTQGRRLLRLVQEEGSKGDMVKIKNLVSQLCNPPSQGHDFVLLMEEGYKKKPLELIKWLGVQSWALHFRLLEEFHSPETWESLFISNGIGFRKSDKYDILHDEFVEDYGSDRNERSSIGLKSKKGRKKRRKRRRDHYPAENYENEKLDVNLSSNMLAMPFRAGDWLLSIDDYSTTWSSVDLPEHLSQHCFSTWLKWVFIKMR
- the LOC140835738 gene encoding uncharacterized protein isoform X1 produces the protein MLQLFLSEPTWADGNGSDESSAWRKSRLDELEIVIWSLMSSDGRSEARLWLCNTLSGIRSISHRCQRELFVSLLRSMPVKQYLASQLLQLIFEKWPQKFGPIIAKRSKKLENFFKGHPRRILQWFSNFSESGYSEHGKGAKALSRFAFVNRDICWEELEWKGKHGQSPAMVATKPHYFLDLDVQRTVENFLEYVPEFWSSQEFSESLKDGEILLIDTKFFIDMFIDLMYNKELGEVWKVVEDFLMEESFSFLCSHLLIILEEQDLHLFLDLIPKYMEPSSEFLGFRNASEWFEIILSKYSASISIDQLLLLNAVTTQGRRLLRLVQEEGSKGDMVKIKNLVSQLCNPPSQGHDFVLLMEEGYKKKPLELIKWLGVQSWALHFRLLEEFHSPETWESLFISNGIGFRKSDKYDILHDEFVEDYGSDRNERSSIGLKSKKGRKKRRKRRRDHYPAENYENEKLDVNLSSNMLAMPFRAGDWLLSIDDYSTTWSSVSSELIFHKILLNVSLFVYYGLDCYDILLLINVAKWYDDKSSWQSPR